A single Bifidobacterium asteroides DNA region contains:
- a CDS encoding RCC1 domain-containing protein, with product MSAMVLIPLLLTGMATGTVFASGSDVNRGGGRYTTQVDNGSLSHLQPSSLPSPSPLTTSSVSPSASQSPTGPSQSLGISPSSSYSTAVIKSAADSHTVMFDPANGSKAERVTVPDGSLASPPADNPKRDGYRFDGWSEHDRIMDFRTPITGDTVLKAKWTPVTDWALSPDHGPASVGTSITITPPNSDSPSFSTLEAHDGKLIGVTGDGHLFTWTTNDKMPVQVPSPRDTSGEVRFTAGVAGDNSYAALSRDHRIYIWSKSGETPALLEADPTTYTSIAMAADRLMAVDQEGRIHTWTSKGEPTGKAISLPRQALAVKAAANIDRLLALDSKGQAWTRKPYAINTNQIQPVKLANRIVQISAMDHGFILLDSTGQASYLDNGQNQTESLVLPDHSAVIAISINTTQAALVDSKGHIWAWKPGEAPTRADDGSQQYTQAASTGSRMTAISRQDNAFTWSLDKQGQPGRPARLDTTQSPALESASMDGQALTLSRNNDSWQADIPASKPGPAAILITGRQDGRPFTRSLNYTADQTLTRDTEPRSTLTVRFDTGGGKPEPTDQSFSAPNSRVKRPSPDPARQGFLFDGWFIGDIAYDFSKPVDKNLTLTARWSHAGRNSAWSISPDKGSQLGRESTTITPPDSASRGIRLSQVSGAANGNFSLAVGSDGNAYAWGDNYYGQLGDGTSITERHTPVMVKQPDRNTYPDLPADFTYVQVSAGSSHSLALGSDGNAYAWGDNSYYGQLGDGTSGSYRSTPVRVRKPDRKTYPDLPADFTYVHVSAGGSHSLALGSDGNAYAWGDNSNGRLGDGTTSERHAPVRVKTPDRSTYPDLPEDFTYVQVSAGYDHSLALGSDGNAYAWGDNKYGQLGNGGGSSYVPVRVRDPTNPTDTSKGLKATQVSGGEWHSLAVGSDGNVYAWGVNNVGQLGNNTSGDYANSSVPVRVRDPASPTDTSKGLKATQVSARYWHSLAVDSDGYVYAWGTNAYGGLGNNSRAGSSSVPVRVRDPASPTDKSQGLKAAQVSGGYEYSLAVGSDGNAYAWGYNGYGQLGNDSIPTGHYNFSASSLVPVPVSFNLQLVITGVRFDQTPVSGLTRGDGNSVTVTTPAHQPGTVTVSVDYTLGGAPQTPDTTLRYTYLPAGVLPRAGGEGILLILATGMTGMGGVLASRRHRREQHRLSHASHE from the coding sequence TCTGCTGCTGATTCTCACACGGTCATGTTCGATCCTGCTAATGGAAGCAAAGCGGAACGTGTAACTGTGCCGGATGGATCGCTAGCGTCACCTCCTGCCGATAATCCGAAGCGTGACGGCTACAGGTTTGACGGCTGGTCGGAGCATGACAGGATCATGGACTTCCGCACCCCGATCACCGGGGACACCGTTTTGAAGGCCAAGTGGACCCCGGTGACTGATTGGGCGCTCAGCCCTGACCATGGTCCGGCTTCCGTCGGCACCAGCATCACCATCACACCGCCAAACTCGGATTCACCATCGTTCAGCACCTTGGAAGCCCATGACGGCAAGCTGATCGGCGTGACCGGCGATGGCCACCTTTTCACGTGGACAACGAACGATAAGATGCCTGTTCAGGTGCCATCACCTCGAGATACGTCTGGCGAGGTGCGATTCACAGCTGGAGTCGCTGGCGATAACAGCTACGCGGCCCTGAGCCGGGACCACCGCATCTACATTTGGAGCAAAAGCGGGGAGACGCCAGCCCTACTCGAGGCAGACCCCACGACCTACACCAGCATTGCCATGGCTGCTGACCGACTTATGGCAGTAGATCAGGAAGGGCGTATCCACACATGGACCAGTAAGGGTGAGCCAACAGGAAAGGCCATAAGCCTGCCAAGGCAGGCATTGGCAGTCAAAGCGGCTGCCAACATTGATCGCCTGCTCGCCTTGGACAGCAAGGGCCAGGCCTGGACTCGGAAGCCGTATGCCATTAATACCAATCAGATTCAACCCGTCAAGCTAGCCAACCGAATTGTTCAGATATCAGCTATGGATCACGGCTTTATACTTCTGGACTCAACAGGCCAGGCCAGCTATCTGGACAACGGACAAAACCAGACAGAGTCGCTAGTCCTGCCTGACCATTCTGCCGTAATAGCAATAAGCATTAATACAACACAAGCAGCTTTGGTTGATTCCAAAGGCCACATCTGGGCTTGGAAGCCTGGCGAAGCACCCACCCGGGCAGACGACGGGAGCCAGCAGTACACGCAGGCTGCAAGCACCGGCAGCAGGATGACCGCCATCAGCAGGCAGGACAATGCGTTCACGTGGAGCTTAGACAAGCAGGGCCAGCCAGGCAGGCCAGCCCGGCTCGACACCACACAGTCGCCCGCTTTGGAATCAGCCAGCATGGACGGCCAAGCATTGACGCTCAGCAGGAACAACGATTCATGGCAGGCGGACATACCTGCCAGCAAGCCCGGGCCAGCCGCCATCCTCATCACCGGCAGGCAAGACGGCCGGCCCTTCACCAGGAGCCTCAACTACACGGCCGACCAGACGCTGACACGAGACACCGAACCACGATCCACACTCACGGTCCGATTCGACACAGGCGGAGGAAAACCAGAACCCACAGACCAGAGTTTCTCCGCCCCGAACAGCAGGGTGAAGCGCCCCTCCCCTGACCCGGCGCGCCAAGGCTTCCTGTTCGACGGATGGTTCATCGGCGATATCGCCTACGATTTCAGCAAGCCCGTCGACAAGAACCTGACCCTGACCGCCAGATGGTCGCACGCAGGCCGGAACAGCGCGTGGAGCATCAGCCCCGACAAGGGCAGCCAGCTGGGCAGGGAATCCACCACCATCACCCCGCCTGACAGCGCCAGCCGGGGCATCAGGCTCAGCCAGGTCAGCGGAGCAGCCAACGGCAATTTTTCCTTGGCGGTGGGCAGCGACGGGAATGCCTACGCATGGGGAGACAACTACTATGGCCAGCTCGGCGACGGGACGAGCATCACGGAACGTCATACGCCGGTCATGGTGAAGCAGCCTGACCGCAACACGTACCCGGACCTGCCAGCGGATTTCACCTACGTGCAGGTCAGCGCCGGAAGCTCTCATTCGCTGGCCCTGGGCAGCGACGGGAACGCCTACGCCTGGGGAGACAATAGCTACTATGGCCAGCTCGGCGATGGGACGAGCGGCAGCTATCGGTCTACGCCAGTGAGGGTGAGGAAGCCTGATCGCAAGACGTACCCGGATCTGCCAGCGGATTTCACCTACGTGCATGTCAGCGCCGGAGGCTCTCATTCGCTGGCCCTGGGCAGCGACGGGAACGCCTACGCCTGGGGAGACAACAGCAATGGCCGGCTCGGCGACGGGACAACCAGCGAGCGGCATGCGCCGGTCAGGGTGAAGACGCCCGACCGCAGCACGTACCCGGACCTGCCAGAGGATTTCACCTACGTGCAGGTCAGCGCCGGATACGATCATTCGCTGGCCCTGGGCAGCGACGGGAACGCCTACGCCTGGGGAGACAACAAGTATGGCCAGCTCGGCAACGGCGGAGGCTCTTCGTATGTTCCTGTGCGTGTGCGTGACCCCACTAATCCCACCGACACGAGCAAAGGGCTGAAAGCCACACAGGTCAGCGGCGGAGAATGGCACTCGCTGGCCGTGGGCAGCGACGGGAACGTCTACGCTTGGGGAGTCAACAACGTTGGCCAGCTCGGCAACAACACCAGCGGCGACTATGCGAATTCATCCGTTCCTGTGCGCGTGCGCGACCCCGCCAGCCCCACCGACACGAGCAAAGGGCTGAAAGCCACACAGGTCAGCGCCAGATACTGGCATTCGCTGGCCGTGGACAGCGACGGATACGTCTACGCCTGGGGAACCAACGCCTATGGCGGACTCGGCAACAACAGCAGAGCCGGCTCTTCGTCTGTTCCTGTGCGCGTGCGCGACCCCGCCAGCCCCACCGACAAGAGCCAAGGGCTCAAAGCCGCACAGGTCAGCGGCGGATACGAGTATTCGCTGGCCGTGGGCAGCGACGGCAACGCCTACGCCTGGGGATACAACGGCTATGGCCAGCTCGGCAACGACAGCATCCCCACAGGGCACTATAACTTTAGCGCTAGTAGTCTTGTTCCTGTGCCGGTGTCGTTCAACCTGCAGCTGGTGATCACCGGCGTCAGATTCGACCAGACACCCGTATCAGGGCTGACGCGCGGCGACGGCAATAGTGTCACCGTGACCACGCCCGCGCACCAGCCGGGCACGGTCACGGTCAGCGTGGACTACACGCTGGGCGGCGCACCCCAAACGCCCGACACCACCCTCCGATACACGTACCTGCCCGCAGGCGTGCTCCCAAGAGCAGGCGGGGAGGGCATCCTGCTCATCCTGGCCACAGGAATGACCGGCATGGGCGGGGTCCTCGCCTCACGCCGCCACAGGAGAGAACAACACAGGCTGTCACACGCTTCACACGAGTAA